The following coding sequences lie in one Apium graveolens cultivar Ventura chromosome 1, ASM990537v1, whole genome shotgun sequence genomic window:
- the LOC141674024 gene encoding uncharacterized protein LOC141674024 → MENKRVFVKWREVFVLSERGRKEVRYYLKTRDGGSDLVVVGKEKRDLKVYRYNIRDKSLVGHGDFKLKSRKDVILWLNSVISDSASHTHQPPLSVGVVGELTNDCQINSGTKDCELRKPGKQATEVVWIGSPTIFKKKRKHYQSFQCNGVKISVHDFVYVLAEEDKPLVAYLDDMYEDSRGNKMVVVRWFHKIDEVDIALPETYNYNDREIFFSLCLQDLNIECVDGLASVLSPQHYQKYLREARHIPFEPFVCGMQFENDNVKPFDITQVKGYNGQKIFEYMLWTSPSSNAKNFFAEDGLKVDVDCNDTITVKPKKRLRLSNNYGACLQPANKSQLPYDPTRMVPKLKGSSTDNLGGPQLTLLKESVAAVSLATNEVVMPNSLALTTGDHIEVLCQDSGIRGCWFRALIIKKKLDKVKVKYLDLKDAADESNNLEEWILASRIAVPDEWGLRISKRTTVRPAPVLNKDGDALTVKNGSVVDAWWHDGWWEGIVIRKESEDSIHVYFPEEKCESVFCQKELRPSQEWLRSGWKEMEDRQDLLTKILSKLDKKLETVRPCRSVVCNDQLHGFDQEGNLLNSSNSDDKFVVRDIVKDDLLAKLKWKTSRKRKRSLNPSQKQCRSENKNKSQIRAFGTRTWEKFYIPSSAKVDHENCKYTRESAFGSTVVSPLSNLVLSR, encoded by the exons ATGGAGAATAAGAGGGTGTTTGTGAAATGGAGAGAGGTGTTTGTGTTGAGTGAAAGAGGGAGAAAAGAGGTGAGATATTACTTGAAAACACGAGATGGGGGTTCAGATCTGGTGGTTGTGGGCAAAGAAAAGAGGGATTTGAAGGTGTATAGGTATAATATTAGAGATAAATCTTTGGTGGGTCATGGAGATTTCAAGCTTAAATCAAGAAAAGATGTTATTCTGTGGTTAAATTCTGTTATTTCAG ATTCAGCCTCACATACTCATCAGCCTCCACTGTCTGTTGGTGTGGTTGGGGAGCTTACCAATGATTGCCAGATAAATTCAGGAACAAAG GATTGTGAACTGCGGAAGCCAGGGAAGCAAGCTACAGAAGTTGTATGGATAGGTTCTCCCACAATTTTtaagaagaagaggaagcattATCAATCGTTTCAGTGTAACGGTGTTAAAATATCG GTCCATGACTTTGTTTATGTATTAGCGGAGGAAGATAAACCGCTTGTTGCCTACTTGGATGATATGTATGAAGACTCCAGAGGCAACAAAATGGTTGTGGTACGGTGGTTTCACAAAATTGATGAGGTTGATATTGCTTTACCTGAGACTTATAATTATAATGACAGGGAGATTTTCTTTTCTCTTTGTCTTCAAGATCTAAACATTGAGTGCGTTGATGGATTGGCATCGGTCCTCAGCCCCCAGCACTATCAAAAATATCTGAGAGAAGCCAGGCACATACCTTTTGAGCCATTCGTTTGTGGCATGCAATTTGAAAATGACAATGTCAAACCATTTGACATTACTCAAGTTAAAGGCTACAATGGACAGAAGATATTTGAATACATGCTTTGGACATCTCCATCTAGTAATGCCAAGAATTTTTTTGCCGAAGATGGTCTAAAAGTGGATGTAGATTGTAATGATACAATCACTGTGAAACCGAAGAAGAGGCTTAGGCTTTCTAATAATTATGGTGCATGTTTACAGCCGGCCAACAAGTCCCAACTACCATATGATCCAACTCGTATGGTCCCCAAATTGAAAGGCAGTTCAACTGATAATTTAGGCGGGCCTCAACTGACCTTGTTAAAAGAATCTGTGGCTGCTGTTTCTTTAGCCACCAATGAGGTGGTTATGCCCAACTCACTGGCTTTAACTACTGGTGATCATATTGAAGTGCTTTGTCAGGATAGTGGCATCAGAGGATGCTGGTTTAGGGCACTAATTATTAAGAAAAAATTAGACAAAGTAAAAGTAAAGTATCTAGATCTCAAGGACGCTGCAGATGAAAGCAATAATTTAGAG GAATGGATTTTAGCTTCAAGGATTGCTGTCCCTGACGAATGGGGCTTGCGGATTTCCAAAAGGACAACTGTTCGGCCAGCACCAGTGCTAAATAAAGATGGCGATGCTTTGACCGTGAAAAATGGTAGTGTTGTGGATGCGTGGTGGCATGATGGTTGGTGGGAAGGAATCGTAATTCGGAAAGAATCGGAAGATAGTATCCATGTTTATTTTCCAG AGGAAAAATGTGAATCTGTTTTTTGTCAGAAAGAACTCAGACCTTCTCAAGAATGGTTGCGAAGTGGATGGAAAGAGATGGAAGATAGACAAGATCTTTTGACTAAAATATTGTCAAAACTAGATAAGAAGCTTGAAACTGTTAGACCCTGCCGATCTGTAGTATGTAATGACCAACTGCATGGTTTTGATCAGGAAGGTAATTTATTAAACAGCAGTAACTCAGATGATAAATTTGTAGTGCGGGACATTGTGAAAGATGATTTACTGGCAAAATTGAAATGGAAGACTTCAAGGAAGAGAAAACGCAGTCTGAATCCTTCTCAGAAGCAATGTAGAAGTGAGAATAAAAACAAAAGTCAGATCAGAGCTTTTGGAACTCGCACCTGGGAGAAGTTTTACATTCCCTCATCTGCAAAAGTTGATCATGAGAACTGCAAGTACACCAGGGAATCTGCCTTCGGTTCCACAGTTGTGTCTCCTCTATCGAACTTGGTTTTGTCGAGGTGA